The Candidatus Omnitrophota bacterium genome includes the window AAATGGGTTCGAGCAAGGTTTAATAAGGTCGATATCAATTAGTTAGAAGCAGATGGATGGGTGTTTGCTTTTGCCGTATTATCCGGCTTCAGCAACCGCATATATAATGGAAAGGCCAAATATGAAAAAACTGAAAAAGGAAAGTAGCCGTCAGGAGATCATTTTATATCAGACGGAAGATGGCCGGACAAAACTCGAAGTACTGCTTGAAGATGAAACGCTCTGGTTGACCCAGGCGGCTATGGCGGAACTCTTTCAGACAACTCCTCAAAATATAACTATTCATTTGAAGGCAATATACGGGGAAGGGGAGCTGGCTGAAAAGGCAACTTGTAAGGAATGCTTACAAGTTCAAACAGAGGGCGTAAGACAGGTAAACAGAAAAAGAAAATTTTACAACCTTCCCGCTGTAATTGCCGTCGGTTACCGTGTTAATTCAGCACGGGGAACACAGTTTCGTATCTGGGCTACGGAAAGGCTTAATGAGTATCTGATTAAAGGCTTTTTGATGGATGATGAGCGGCTTAAACGCGGCGTAAATGTTGGATCGGATTATTTTGATGAACTTCTCGAACGTATTCGCGATATCCGCTCGAGTGAAAAACGCTTTTATCAGAAAATACGCGATATATATAAACTGGCCGTTGACTACAACCCGCAGGCGAAGGAGACGCTGGAATTTTTCAGGATTGTTCAGAATAAACTTCATTATGCCGTTTCCGGGAAAACTGCGGCGGAACTGATAGCTGATCGGGCGGACGCTTCAAAACCCGATATGGGGCTTACTTCCTGGAAGGGTGGCAAAGTCAGGGCAGGTGATGTCACTATTGCCAAAAATTATTTGAACGAAAACGAGCTGAGTCAGCTGAACCGGATAGTCAGTATGTATCTTGATTATGCGGAAGACCAGGCGCGTCGCCGAAAACAGATATTTATGCGCGAATGGCGGGAAAAGCTCAACGCTTTTCTTAAATTCAACGAGCGGGATATACTTGAACATCCCGGAAAAGTGGCGAAGGAAGTGGCGGATGAACTTGCCCTGAAGCAGTATGAAAAATTCAATGCCCGGCGACTGGGACTG containing:
- a CDS encoding virulence RhuM family protein → MKKLKKESSRQEIILYQTEDGRTKLEVLLEDETLWLTQAAMAELFQTTPQNITIHLKAIYGEGELAEKATCKECLQVQTEGVRQVNRKRKFYNLPAVIAVGYRVNSARGTQFRIWATERLNEYLIKGFLMDDERLKRGVNVGSDYFDELLERIRDIRSSEKRFYQKIRDIYKLAVDYNPQAKETLEFFRIVQNKLHYAVSGKTAAELIADRADASKPDMGLTSWKGGKVRAGDVTIAKNYLNENELSQLNRIVSMYLDYAEDQARRRKQIFMREWREKLNAFLKFNERDILEHPGKVAKEVADELALKQYEKFNARRLGLEAQTEILADDRELKRIENKISSRKVPKKKGG